In Amycolatopsis coloradensis, one genomic interval encodes:
- a CDS encoding helix-turn-helix domain-containing protein, whose product MTSDKGSGFRIGGRPLAERLTEVLPSLAKTVLAEIVSRIPEYGLLPAEELSGDITQVIEQNLRSFIDTLRTGSTPAREELDFLRESAARRAEEGIPLDVVLTAYHIGIQVVWASLTPDARPEEVADVLAVNALTLRYLEVVTPAVGAGYLDERQTMFDDERSARHTVLSALLDGEPAEVAAGQAGLRLPPCYLVLAASVGAHPDEEIDGVDPLVAGRRKLRRLRVELERQIRGTVLTSLTPEGGIALLSHETPAGELSTRDWARLERVLVDVARTAGAEVTAGVAAAKPSEVPDAAKLAQDVLAVAIGAGRPPGLYRLDDVLLEYQLSRPGPALDRLASRLAPLDGNEELLLTLETFLRRGGRRQTAAALHVHPNTVDYRLRRIADLTGLDPTRLEHVALVSAALAARATRGRS is encoded by the coding sequence GTGACGAGTGACAAGGGTTCGGGCTTCCGTATCGGCGGCCGTCCACTGGCGGAACGGCTGACCGAAGTCCTGCCATCGCTCGCGAAGACGGTGCTGGCCGAGATCGTCTCCCGGATCCCGGAGTACGGCCTGCTCCCCGCCGAGGAACTCAGCGGCGACATCACGCAGGTGATCGAGCAGAACCTGCGCTCGTTCATCGACACTCTGCGCACCGGGTCCACACCGGCGCGCGAGGAGCTCGACTTCCTCCGCGAGTCGGCGGCCCGGCGCGCGGAGGAAGGCATCCCGCTCGACGTCGTGCTCACCGCGTACCACATCGGCATCCAGGTGGTCTGGGCGTCACTGACGCCGGACGCGCGTCCGGAGGAGGTCGCCGACGTCCTGGCCGTCAACGCGCTGACCCTGCGTTACCTGGAGGTGGTCACGCCCGCGGTCGGCGCCGGGTACCTCGATGAGCGACAGACGATGTTCGACGACGAGCGGTCGGCGCGGCACACCGTGCTTTCCGCGCTGCTCGACGGCGAACCCGCGGAGGTCGCGGCGGGACAGGCCGGACTGCGGCTGCCGCCGTGCTACCTCGTCCTCGCGGCGTCGGTCGGGGCGCATCCGGACGAGGAGATCGACGGGGTCGACCCGCTGGTCGCCGGGCGACGAAAGCTCCGGCGGCTGCGGGTCGAACTCGAGCGCCAGATCCGGGGCACCGTCCTGACCTCGCTCACTCCCGAAGGCGGCATCGCCTTGCTATCGCACGAAACCCCGGCCGGCGAACTGTCCACTCGCGACTGGGCCCGGCTGGAGCGTGTCCTCGTCGACGTCGCCAGGACGGCGGGTGCCGAGGTCACCGCCGGGGTGGCCGCCGCTAAACCGTCCGAGGTGCCCGACGCGGCGAAGCTCGCGCAGGACGTGCTCGCGGTCGCCATCGGAGCCGGTCGGCCGCCGGGCCTGTACCGCCTCGACGACGTCCTGCTCGAATACCAGCTTTCCCGTCCCGGACCCGCACTCGACCGGCTGGCCTCCAGGCTGGCGCCGCTCGACGGCAACGAGGAGCTCCTGCTGACGCTGGAGACCTTCCTCCGCCGGGGAGGGCGACGGCAGACCGCCGCGGCCCTGCACGTCCACCCCAACACGGTCGATTACCGGCTGCGCCGGATCGCAGACCTCACCGGGCTGGATCCCACGAGGCTCGAACACGTCGCCCTGGTGAGCGCGGCGCTCGCCGCTCGCGCGACCCGAGGCCGTTCTTGA
- a CDS encoding STAS domain-containing protein, whose product MSRPTRGTAVVKANGEVDLGTAPRLWDMLSQRLNGCGTKVILNLSELEFFGTTGMRVLERAHLLAEETHTLLFIFPGECRSARRLLDLRDSEDLHVL is encoded by the coding sequence GTGAGCAGGCCGACCAGGGGAACCGCCGTGGTCAAGGCGAACGGCGAGGTCGATCTCGGCACCGCGCCGAGGCTGTGGGACATGCTGAGCCAGCGGCTCAACGGCTGCGGTACCAAGGTGATCCTCAACCTGTCCGAGCTCGAGTTCTTCGGCACGACCGGCATGCGGGTGCTCGAACGAGCGCATTTGCTCGCCGAGGAAACGCACACGCTCCTCTTCATCTTCCCTGGTGAGTGCCGTTCCGCCCGTCGGCTGCTCGACCTCCGCGACAGCGAGGACCTTCACGTTTTGTAG
- a CDS encoding DNA alkylation repair protein: MTTAEVMAELAALEDPRARQVNEKHGDDHGVNLGKLRALAKRLKTQQELARELWETDDTAAKLLALLICRPKAFDRDELDRMVREARTPKVHDWLVNYVVKKSPHAEELRLTWSADPDPVVASAGWALTTERVAKKPEGLDLTGLLDVIEAEMKTAPDRLQWAMNHCLAQIGIEHAEHRARAIGIGERLEVLKDYPTPPNCTSPFAPVWIAEMVRRQS, encoded by the coding sequence ATGACGACAGCCGAAGTGATGGCCGAACTGGCCGCGCTCGAGGACCCGCGCGCACGGCAGGTGAACGAGAAGCACGGCGACGACCACGGGGTGAACCTCGGCAAGCTGCGTGCGCTCGCGAAGCGGCTGAAAACCCAGCAGGAGCTCGCGCGCGAGCTGTGGGAAACGGACGACACGGCGGCGAAACTGCTCGCGCTCCTGATCTGCCGCCCGAAGGCGTTCGACCGCGACGAGCTGGACCGCATGGTGCGTGAGGCGCGTACCCCGAAGGTGCACGACTGGCTCGTGAACTATGTGGTCAAGAAGAGCCCGCACGCCGAAGAGCTGCGCCTGACGTGGTCGGCCGATCCGGACCCCGTGGTCGCGAGCGCCGGCTGGGCCCTGACGACCGAACGCGTGGCGAAGAAGCCCGAGGGCCTCGACCTCACCGGGCTGCTCGACGTCATCGAAGCGGAGATGAAGACCGCGCCGGATCGCCTGCAGTGGGCGATGAACCACTGCCTGGCGCAGATCGGGATCGAGCACGCGGAGCATCGTGCCCGGGCGATCGGCATCGGGGAGCGCCTCGAAGTGCTCAAGGACTATCCGACCCCGCCGAACTGCACCTCGCCGTTCGCTCCCGTCTGGATAGCCGAGATGGTGCGACGGCAGTCGTGA
- a CDS encoding STAS domain-containing protein: MTDYRAPASYPAPSTRRFVSSLDISITASADDTVVTVSGEIDLGVSDDLRRALDEELRFQPSALIADLSAVSFCDSSGFTVLVQIRAKAEEAGIPFIMVTQERALLRPMALLGLDAVFTVHPTLDSARNMLTR; this comes from the coding sequence TTGACCGACTACCGCGCTCCCGCTTCTTATCCAGCACCTTCGACGCGGAGATTCGTTTCCTCACTCGACATTTCGATCACCGCTTCCGCCGATGACACGGTGGTCACCGTATCCGGTGAGATCGACCTCGGTGTCTCGGACGACCTGCGACGGGCGCTGGACGAGGAACTCCGATTCCAGCCGTCGGCGCTGATCGCCGATCTGTCCGCGGTCAGCTTCTGCGATTCGTCCGGCTTCACCGTTCTCGTCCAGATCCGGGCGAAGGCCGAGGAAGCAGGCATCCCGTTCATCATGGTCACCCAGGAACGGGCCTTGCTGCGTCCGATGGCGCTGCTCGGCCTCGACGCCGTCTTCACCGTGCACCCGACCCTCGATTCGGCACGGAACATGCTCACTCGCTGA
- a CDS encoding DUF2795 domain-containing protein: MSDANPIEIQKCLSGVDYPAGRDDLVRAAEGNGADARTLDLLRKLPDREYEGPSGVNKEIAKG; the protein is encoded by the coding sequence GTGAGCGACGCGAATCCGATCGAAATCCAGAAGTGCCTCTCGGGCGTCGACTACCCGGCGGGCAGGGACGATCTCGTCCGGGCCGCCGAGGGCAACGGCGCCGACGCCCGGACGCTCGACCTGCTGCGGAAGCTTCCCGACCGGGAGTACGAAGGCCCGAGCGGCGTGAACAAGGAGATCGCGAAGGGGTAG